Proteins from one Limanda limanda chromosome 4, fLimLim1.1, whole genome shotgun sequence genomic window:
- the rrp9 gene encoding U3 small nucleolar RNA-interacting protein 2 isoform X1 — translation MSSFFIKSKDKPKSTRKGKLIAAPKRKADGDPGAKSKLRDKKTNARYNEEISSDSENEGPIGSRKRPVVEENDYGETPQEKKLRLAKLYLEQLKEADENKAEEEDFETDLVAGRLEEEVLEQKGKLQRFIAKDLVQPDASEIRLLRGHKLPVTCLVITPDDKCIFSAAKDCSIIKWDVESGKKLHTIPGGRKGTEDRHVGHTAHILCMSISSDGKYLATGDMNKLIMIWEAETCKHLYKFTGHKGPVSGLSFRKGSHDLYSASHDRSVKVWNVDENAYVETLFGHQDNITGLDSLSRERCVTTGGRDRTVRVWKIAEESQLVFHGHEGSIDCIQLINEEHMITGADDGSVSLWSVNKKKPLSTVKKAHGCHGDAGLQQPHWVSSVAALHNSDTAASGACGCSHNSHVQIWKCGQNYRGLERLFTVPVSGFVNSLKFSSSGQFLVAGVGQEHRLGRWWRLKDAKNGIYVIPLKRKPPNPEEAKTAE, via the exons ATGTCGTCTTTTTTTATAAAGTCGAAAGACAAACCCAAGTCAACAAGAAAGGGGAAACTTATAGCGGCGCCGAAACGAAAA gcTGATGGAGACCCCGGGGCTAAGAGCAAACTGCGAGACAAGAAAACCAACGCCAGATACAACGAGGAGATTTCCAGCGACTCTGAAAATGAAGG CCCCATCGGCTCCAGGAAGAGACCCGTGGTCGAGGAGAACGACTATGGGGAGACTCCACAGGAGAAGAAGCTGAGGTTAGCCAAACTGTACCTGGAGCAGCTGAAGGAAGCAG ATGAGAataaagcagaagaagaagactttgaGACGGATCTGGTCGCAGGTAGACTCGAGGAAGAAGTG CTTGAACAAAAAGGAAAACTTCAGCGATTTATTGCCAAAGAT CTCGTACAACCTGATGCTTCAGAGATCCGTTTGTTGAGAGGACACAAACTTCCAGTTACTTGTCTGGTCATCACCCCCGATGACAAGTGCATCTTCTCTGCTGCTAAAGACTGCTCCATCATTAAGT GGGATGTGGAGAGCGGAAAGAAACTGCACACGATACCCGGTGGAAGGAAGGGTACAGAGGATCGGCATGTCGGACACACAGCCCACATCCTCTGCATGTCCATATCATCAGATGGGAAATACTTG GCGACTGGAGACATGAACAAACTGATCATGATTTGGGAGGCAGAGACCTGTAAACATCTTTATAAATTCACAGGACACAAAGGCCCTGTGTCG GGTCTGTCTTTCAGGAAGGGATCTCATGATCTGTACAGTGCATCTCATGACCGCTCAGTCAAGGTCTGGAACGTGGATGAGAATGCATATGTGGAGACTCT CTTTGGGCATCAGGATAATATCACAGGCCTGGACAGTTTGAGCCGCGAGCGCTGTGTGACCACAGGAGGACGGGACCGCACCGTGAGGGTGTGGAAGATAGCCGAGGAGTCCCAGCTTGTTTTCCATGGCCACGA GGGTTCAATCGACTGCATCCAGCTCATAAATGAAGAGCACATGATCACAGGAGCTGATGATGG ctctgtgtctctttggAGTGTCAACAAGAAGAAGCCTCTCAGCACTGTGAAGAAGGCGCacggttgccatggtgacgcGGGGCTGCAGCAGCCTCATTGGGTCTCTTCAGTGGCGGCGCTTCACAACTCGGATACCGCCGCCTCAGGTGCCTGTGGCT GTTCACACAACTCACATGTACAGATCTGGAAGTGTGGCCAGAATTACCGTGGGCTGGAGCGTCTCTTCACTGTACCGGTG TCTGGTTTTGTCAACAGTCTGAAGTTTTCGAGCTCTGGTCAGTTCTTGGTGGCAGGAGTTGGACAGGAGCACAG GTTGGGACGATGGTGGAGACTAAAAGATGCCAAGAATGGGATCTATGTTATTCCTCTGAAAAGAAAGCCTCCAAATCCAGAGGAAGCCAAAACAGCTGAATAG
- the LOC133000687 gene encoding probable G-protein coupled receptor yields MEENSSFLSPDYNDSTSTWAPVPSAPSRHLGTLPNPQTRFKDLTGIFFMVTMNVLALLANTAVLVVVIKAPHLRKFAFVCHLCAVDLLCAILLMPLGIVSSSPYFAGVLFTVLECQVYVFLNVILIAASILTITAISVERYYYIVHPMRYEVKMTLKLTAAVMVMVWVTSATLGLSTVFGWPSYGSLSTISAAHCSLHWSHSDHRRIFSVLFSVTCFCLPAVVIFAVYCNVYKVARVAARQHGPLPSWTTNQLKLRNDSINSQTTIITTRNTPRRSMRDRPFGGGKAALTLVLIVGQFLICWLPYFAFHLHLTLHAAPIIPEDLEETVIWLAYSSFAINPFFYGLLNRQIREELCKLRRCYAARPVDLALSSHEGSGPENFLQFLHRTSCTLETRASFATPSPRSTLDQTGQTGFRIPGQIPEEFG; encoded by the coding sequence ATGGAGGAAAACAGTTCATTCCTGAGCCCTGATTACAATGACAGCACCTCCACATGGGCACCAGTGCCCTCAGCACCCAGCAGACACCTGGGCACCCTTCCCAACCCCCAGACGCGCTTCAAGGACCTGACAGGGATATTTTTCATGGTGACCATGAATGTTCTGGCACTTCTGGCCAACACTGCTGTTCTGGTTGTTGTCATAAAAGCCCCTCATCTCAGGAAATTCGCCTTTGTTTGTCACCTGTGTGCGGTGGACCTGCTCTGTGCCATCCTGCTCATGCCTCTCGGGATCGTGTCGAGCTCTCCGTACTTTGCTGGCGTGCTGTTCACTGTGCTGGAGTGTCAGGTGTACGTGTTCCTCAATGTGATCCTCATAGCTGCCTCTATCTTGACCATCACGGCCATCAGTGTCGAGCGTTACTACTACATCGTCCACCCTATGCGCTACGAGGTGAAGATGACGCTGAAGCTGACTGCAGCGGTCATGGTGATGGTGTGGGTCACCTCTGCCACGCTGGGCCTGTCCACTGTGTTCGGGTGGCCGTCCTACGGCAGCCTGAGCACCATCAGTGCTGCACACTGCTCGCTGCACTGGAGCCACAGTGATCACAGACGGATCTTCTCTGTGCTCTTCAGtgtcacatgtttctgtttgccAGCTGTCGTGATCTTTGCTGTCTACTGTAATGTGTACAAGGTTGCACGTGTGGCCGCCCGCCAGCATGGACCTCTGCCCTCCTGGACAACTAATCAACTGAAGCTTCGCAATGACTCAATAAACAGTCAgaccaccatcatcaccacccgCAACACCCCACGCAGGAGCATGCGTGACCGTCCCTTTGGCGGTGGTAAAGCTGCTCTCACTCTGGTGCTAATCGTTGGTCAGTTTCTGATCTGCTGGCTGCCTTACTTTGccttccacctccacctcacgcTACATGCAGCACCCATCATCCCCGAGGACCTGGAAGAGACAGTTATCTGGCTGGCCTATTCCTCCTTTGCTATTAACCCATTTTTTTATGGGCTTCTTAATCGTCAAATCAGGGAGGAGCTTTGTAAGCTGCGGCGCTGCTACGCGGCCCGGCCCGTGGATCTGGCTCTGTCCAGCCACGAGGGCTCAGGCCCTGAaaacttcctgcagttcctccaCAGGACCAGCTGCACGTTAGAGACTCGAGCAAGCTTTGCCACACCCAGTCCCAGGAGCACTCTGGATCAAACTGGGCAGACTGGATTCAGGATACCAGGACAGATCCCAGAAGAGTTTGGCTAG
- the rrp9 gene encoding U3 small nucleolar RNA-interacting protein 2 isoform X2, which yields MSSFFIKSKDKPKSTRKGKLIAAPKRKADGDPGAKSKLRDKKTNARYNEEISSDSENEGPIGSRKRPVVEENDYGETPQEKKLRLAKLYLEQLKEADENKAEEEDFETDLVAGRLEEEVLEQKGKLQRFIAKDLVQPDASEIRLLRGHKLPVTCLVITPDDKCIFSAAKDCSIIKWDVESGKKLHTIPGGRKGTEDRHVGHTAHILCMSISSDGKYLATGDMNKLIMIWEAETCKHLYKFTGHKGPVSGLSFRKGSHDLYSASHDRSVKVWNVDENAYVETLFGHQDNITGLDSLSRERCVTTGGRDRTVRVWKIAEESQLVFHGHEGSIDCIQLINEEHMITGADDGSVSLWSVNKKKPLSTVKKAHGCHGDAGLQQPHWVSSVAALHNSDTAASGSHNSHVQIWKCGQNYRGLERLFTVPVSGFVNSLKFSSSGQFLVAGVGQEHRLGRWWRLKDAKNGIYVIPLKRKPPNPEEAKTAE from the exons ATGTCGTCTTTTTTTATAAAGTCGAAAGACAAACCCAAGTCAACAAGAAAGGGGAAACTTATAGCGGCGCCGAAACGAAAA gcTGATGGAGACCCCGGGGCTAAGAGCAAACTGCGAGACAAGAAAACCAACGCCAGATACAACGAGGAGATTTCCAGCGACTCTGAAAATGAAGG CCCCATCGGCTCCAGGAAGAGACCCGTGGTCGAGGAGAACGACTATGGGGAGACTCCACAGGAGAAGAAGCTGAGGTTAGCCAAACTGTACCTGGAGCAGCTGAAGGAAGCAG ATGAGAataaagcagaagaagaagactttgaGACGGATCTGGTCGCAGGTAGACTCGAGGAAGAAGTG CTTGAACAAAAAGGAAAACTTCAGCGATTTATTGCCAAAGAT CTCGTACAACCTGATGCTTCAGAGATCCGTTTGTTGAGAGGACACAAACTTCCAGTTACTTGTCTGGTCATCACCCCCGATGACAAGTGCATCTTCTCTGCTGCTAAAGACTGCTCCATCATTAAGT GGGATGTGGAGAGCGGAAAGAAACTGCACACGATACCCGGTGGAAGGAAGGGTACAGAGGATCGGCATGTCGGACACACAGCCCACATCCTCTGCATGTCCATATCATCAGATGGGAAATACTTG GCGACTGGAGACATGAACAAACTGATCATGATTTGGGAGGCAGAGACCTGTAAACATCTTTATAAATTCACAGGACACAAAGGCCCTGTGTCG GGTCTGTCTTTCAGGAAGGGATCTCATGATCTGTACAGTGCATCTCATGACCGCTCAGTCAAGGTCTGGAACGTGGATGAGAATGCATATGTGGAGACTCT CTTTGGGCATCAGGATAATATCACAGGCCTGGACAGTTTGAGCCGCGAGCGCTGTGTGACCACAGGAGGACGGGACCGCACCGTGAGGGTGTGGAAGATAGCCGAGGAGTCCCAGCTTGTTTTCCATGGCCACGA GGGTTCAATCGACTGCATCCAGCTCATAAATGAAGAGCACATGATCACAGGAGCTGATGATGG ctctgtgtctctttggAGTGTCAACAAGAAGAAGCCTCTCAGCACTGTGAAGAAGGCGCacggttgccatggtgacgcGGGGCTGCAGCAGCCTCATTGGGTCTCTTCAGTGGCGGCGCTTCACAACTCGGATACCGCCGCCTCAG GTTCACACAACTCACATGTACAGATCTGGAAGTGTGGCCAGAATTACCGTGGGCTGGAGCGTCTCTTCACTGTACCGGTG TCTGGTTTTGTCAACAGTCTGAAGTTTTCGAGCTCTGGTCAGTTCTTGGTGGCAGGAGTTGGACAGGAGCACAG GTTGGGACGATGGTGGAGACTAAAAGATGCCAAGAATGGGATCTATGTTATTCCTCTGAAAAGAAAGCCTCCAAATCCAGAGGAAGCCAAAACAGCTGAATAG
- the LOC133000193 gene encoding uncharacterized protein LOC133000193, with translation MPPKRGAGTSQAQLPMKMIKVCPDVAEFDCDPEVEKYGLPEESSYSPFHSNETENIEFDEEHISSPGIRTDTISLLMKIEQLQAQLKYERRCRILAERELREMKEMNTLMMQMRHTAHELRVTLDHVLQGGEAGVEPQNSQDETISFLAEPEMRAVHNIPEDDNSFLFLAENLRVPKNLYERIAEIADYKKYTSALLMILFDRETLATHSLQGRRNTFTGDDCHKPQLPPEILRNIIEHVAVKFGVDGSQIKTAIRTKLNNEDKLLKKRMGLSKAENKVMIDQSFCQDASLLPENEPMRSDSQL, from the exons ATGCCACCCAAGCGAGGCGCAGGGACGAGCCAAGCACAGCTGCCCATGAAGATGATAAAGGTCTGTCCAGATGTGGCGGAGTTTGACTGCGATCCAGAGGTGGAGAAGTATGGGCTGCCCGAGGAGTCCAGCTACTCCCCCTTCCACAGCAACGAG ACCGAAAACATTGAGTTTGACGAGGAACACATTTCGAGTCCGGGAATCAGAACAGACACCATCAGTCTCCTCATGAAGATCGAGCAGCTGCAGGCTCAACTCAAATATGAACGCAGATGTAGGATCCTGGCCGAGAGGGAGCTGAGGGAGATGAAAG AAATGAACACTCTCATGATGCAGATGAGGCACACGGCCCATGAACTGCGAGTCACCCTGGATCATGTTCTTCAAGGAGGCGAAGCAGGAGTTGAACCACAGAACTCTCAAGATGAAACCATCTCTTTCCTGGCTGAGCCTGAGATGAGAGCAGTTCATAACAtcccagag GACGACAACAGCTTTCTATTTCTTGCTGAGAATCTCCGAGTACCAAAAAACCTTTATGAGCGCATCGCAGAGATCGCGGACTACAAAAAATACACGTCAGCGCTGCTGATGATACTTTTCGACAGAGAAACATTGGCCACGCACTCCCTGCAGGGCCGGAGGAACACCTTCACTGGAGATGACTGTCACAAGCCTCAGCTACCACCGGAGATCCTGAGGAATATAATTG aGCACGTGGCCGTCAAGTTCGGTGTTGATGGCAGCCAAATAAAGACTGCGATACGCACAAAGTTGAATAACGAGGACAAACTGTTAAAGAAGAGGATGGGTTTAAGTAAAGCTGAAAACAAAGTGATGATCGATCAAAGCTTTTGCCAAGATGCGTCACTCCTGCCTGAAAATGAACCAATGAGAAGTGACTCTCAGTTATAG